GCTACTATGTTTACAGTGCTCGGGACACTATTTTGGTGATTTCTGGTGTGCGGTTCCCAAGGTATAAGTCGGATATTTTTGCTGGCTGGAATTTGCTTGGTTGTCCGAGTTTTGCGGTAGATACTAGGTCGGTTGGCGTTGTTGGGACTTGGATTCTCGGGATATTTGAACTGGACAGCACGGGTTCTTATGTTGTTCCCGATTCGCTTCGACCAGGCAAAGGGTATTGGTTCTTGGTGCCGAATGATGGGAAAATTTATGTGCCGAGGTGAGGTCTAAACAACTGGAGTTGATATATTACTTCTTCCCCGCTGGTGAAAACCTTCCTGAATCGACCTGTTTTCCGTCAGCTATGATAGCGAAATAATAGAATTTGCCCGAGTCGCCCGTCTTCTTGGGTTGCCACGAGATGGAATGCTCGCCTGCCTTAAGGGAACCTAATTCAACCCTGTCCTGCAAATTTCCCCCTTCATCAACTATAACTATGCTAACATTTTTTGCATCATCGGGGAGCGAGAATTTTATGTTACCGGGGAGAAAACTTCCCAGTGGCTTTTTAAAGTATTTTATGATGATTATCGTATCATTCGGTGGTGCTTTAAATTTCCCAGCCAGTTTCCGCATGTCGTAATTGTTTATTGTTAGTTTTCCTTTCGGGAGTGAATCGTTGGGCCATGTGATTGTTACGCTGTCTTTCATGTTGTGGATTATTATTTTCCATGTTGCGCTATCCTTGGGCGAGCGAATGTCCCACCACAAAGAGCGTATGTAGGGGTATTTTTTGTCCCAGATTGGCATATAAGGGAAAATCCCCGTTGGAAGTATGGGCGGTGCAGCCCGATCTATGCGTGGGTCAAATAAATCCGTAGCGCTATCCTTCATTCCAATAGCGAGCGTGAATGAGGGCTTTTCCGATATCTTGAGTGATAATTGCCACGCATTAATTAGAAGAAAAAATGCGAAAATAGTTGTCACACAGGTAAGTTTTTTCATTTGCTGCCCTCCGAATCTTTTTTGTTTTTCCCGTGGAATGTAAGGATAACGAAGTCGGCGCGGTCAAGGTATGCTTCTGGGTTAATTTTTGCAAGTTTGGGGACTGGTATTGCCGATATAGTTGCGACTCTTAAGTTTGGGTTTCTTATCGAAAGTTTCTGCACTATGCCAAGATGATAATCACTGTGAAAACTTCCGTTGCACATAAAAACATGGTAATCAGGATGTTCTCTCAGAAAATCTGATATTGATTCCGCCATTTTCTCGTCTTTAACGCATTGGGCGTGATAAAGATTCTCTATGGACACATTTTTCATGTGCTTCATCATGGGGTTGTTTTTCATGGTAGCTTCGAAAAGTTCCCTGTATTTGTCGTTGAAAAAGTAGGTCATTCGAGGTATCAGGCTTAAATCCTCATTGTTCAACGAATTCCAAGCTTTAATGCCACCTTTGGCAACCATGTTCGCCAGCCTGCGAGGAATGTTCGCAGCTATAACATGGATTCCGTTGGATTTGGCGAATTCCACCAATGGACGGTAGTCGGAGTCGTAGTTTGGCCACAAATTAACTTTTTCTTTGAATTCCTTCTCGCTTATTTTGCCAGATATGTATGAATCAACGACAGGTTGTGCGTCTGCCTCAAGCATTTCGAGGGAAAGAGCGATTTTACCCCATTTTTTCGATAGGTTCTTAAATATTTCAAGCTCAAGTTTATGCGCGACAGGGTCATCGTGTTTCTCGCCAAAGAACACCACATCGTAGTTTGATAGAAGCGTGACGAGGGAATCGAGGTTAATTTTTTCGCCTTTTTGCGTGAAAATATCATACTGTGCCCATGTCAGACTAATCGTGGCCATTGCTATTATTGCTACGAATATTCTTCTCATATTTCTCCTCATGCCTGCTTTTTTGGTTCAATTTATTGACACAAGTTCGATTTTCAATAAATTGCGAATACTAAATATAATTTGAGAGGATTTGTTATGAAAGCGAAACTTCCAGATGGCTCTGAGCTTGAATATGAAGCGGGTGCGACGCCGTTAAGCCTCGCTGAAAGGATTTCTCAGCGGCTTGCAAAGGCTGCGCTGGTAGCAGTCGTTGACGGCAAACTTTGGGATTTAACTCGCCCGCTTCCCGAAAACATTGCTGAACCTATTAGCTTTAGGATTTTAACATTCGATGATCAGCGAGGCAAAGAGACATTCTGGCACTCAACGGCGCATGTCATGGCACATGCTGTGAAAGACCTTTTTCCAGATGTGAAAGTAGCG
The bacterium DNA segment above includes these coding regions:
- a CDS encoding ChaN family lipoprotein; the protein is MRRIFVAIIAMATISLTWAQYDIFTQKGEKINLDSLVTLLSNYDVVFFGEKHDDPVAHKLELEIFKNLSKKWGKIALSLEMLEADAQPVVDSYISGKISEKEFKEKVNLWPNYDSDYRPLVEFAKSNGIHVIAANIPRRLANMVAKGGIKAWNSLNNEDLSLIPRMTYFFNDKYRELFEATMKNNPMMKHMKNVSIENLYHAQCVKDEKMAESISDFLREHPDYHVFMCNGSFHSDYHLGIVQKLSIRNPNLRVATISAIPVPKLAKINPEAYLDRADFVILTFHGKNKKDSEGSK